A single region of the Kwoniella botswanensis chromosome 1, complete sequence genome encodes:
- a CDS encoding peptidyl-prolyl cis-trans isomerase-like 1, with protein MSSPKAEYVTFDTSVGSFTVELYTAHAPRTCNNFSKLAERGYYNGVIFHRIIPGFMIQGGDPTGTGRGGTSIYGDKFKDELHPELRFVGAGILAMANSGPNTNGSQFFITCAPTPFLDGKHTIFGRVSSGMKTIQRLEAVRTDSEDRPVEDIKIHKARLGDAAPPPGGLDVARVAL; from the exons atgtcatctccaAAAGCAGAATACGTGACATTCGACACTTCCGTGGGATCATTCACAGTAGAGCTATATACAGCACATGCCCCAAGG ACATGTAACAACTTCTCGAAACTCGCTGAGAGGGGGTACTATAACGGAGTGATATTCCATCGTATCATACCT GGATTCATGATTCAAGGTGGTGATCCAACAGGAACAGGTCGAGGAGGAACATCGATATATGGTGATAAGTTTAAAGATGAATTACATCCTGAATTGAGGTTTGTAGGTGCTGGTATATTGGCTATGGCAAACTCAGGCCCCAATACAAACG GCTCTCAATTCTTCATAACATGT GCTCCTACCCCTTTCTTAGATGGCAAACATACGATCTTCGGCCGAGTATCATCAGGGATGAAGACCATCCAGCGACTCGAAGCTGTACGTACCGACTCGGAAGACCGTCCGGTGGAAGATATAAAGATACATAAAGCTAGATTGGGAGATGCTGCCCCTCCACCGGGTGGATTGGACGTAGCTAGAGTCGCATTGTAG
- a CDS encoding NADH-ubiquinone oxidoreductase 49 kDa subunit has translation MIRNLRPLLRNAPSSSKPAFRAISSTALKSMASPAVEPSPLRAHSVEELHGMSAEEILKEGSSRKDAQMRHFTVNFGPQHPAAHGVLRLILELNGEEILRADPHIGLLHRGTEKLIEYKNYTQALPYFDRLDYVSMMTNELCYTLAVEKLLNIEVPERAKWIRTLFGEITRVLNHLMAVLTHAMDVGALTPFLWGFEEREKLMEFYERVSGARMHAAYIRPGGVAFDLPHGMLDDIFKWATQFSSRVDEIEEVVTGNRIWKGRTIGIGTVTAQQALDYSFSGVMLRGSGVPWDIRKVAPYDAYDKVEFDVPVGKNGDCYDRYLCRVQEFRESLRIIDQCLNKMPTGVVKVDDHKIVPPPRASMKESMEALIHHFKIYSEGYTVPPGETYSAIEAPKGEMGVYLVSDGTNRPYKCKIRAPGFAHLQGSDFMMRHHFLPDAVAIIGTMDLVFGEVDR, from the exons ATGATCAGAAATCTACGACCCCTCCTTCGAAAtgcaccttcatcatccaaacccGCTTTCCGAGCGATCTCATCCACAGCACTCAAATCGATGGCCTCGCCCGCGGTGGAACCTAGTCCATTAAGAGCCCATTCGGTGGAAGA GTTACAcggtatgtcagctgaggAGATCTTGAAAGAAGGTTCATCAAGGAAAGATGCCCAGATGAGACATTTCACCG TCAACTTTGGTCCTCAACATCCTGCTGCTCACGGTGTGCTTCGATTGATCCTCGAGTTGAACGGAGAG GAAATCCTCCGTGCCGATCCTCATATCGGTCTCTTACACAGAGGTACAGAAAAATTAATCGAATACAAGAATTATACTCAGGCTTTACCATATTTCGATCGATTAGATTATGTATCTATGA TGACCAACGAATTATGTTATACTCTGGCTGTTGAGAAATTGTTGAATATCGAAGTTCCAGAAAGAGCTAAATGGATCAGAACGTTATTTGGTGAAATCACTAGAGTCTTGAATCACTTGATGGCTGTGTTGAC CCACGCGATGGATGTTGGTGCACTCACACCATTCTTATGGGGTTTCGAAGAACGAGAGAAATTGATGGAATTCTACGAACGAGTTTCGGGTGCTCGAATGCATGCTGCCTATATCCGACCTGGTGGTGTGGCTTTCGATTTACCTCATGgaatgttggatgatatcttcaagTGGGCCACTCAGTTCTCAAGTAGagtagatgagatcgaagaggTAGTTACAGGTAATAGAATTTGGAAAGGAAGAACGATCGGTATCGGTACGGTGACTGCTCAACAGGCTTTGGATTATTCTTTCTCGGGTGTCATGTTGAGAGGATCGGGTGTTCCATGGGATATTAG AAAAGTAGCTCCATACGATGCTTACGATAAAGTCGAATTCGATGTTCCAGTAGGAAAGAACGGTGATTGTTACGATAGATATCTCTGTAGGGTACAGGAGTTTAGAGAATCTTTGAGAATCATCGACCAATGTTTGAACAAGATGCCTACCGGTGTTGTCAAAGTGGATGATCATAAGATTGTTCCACCTCCTAGAGCGTCGATGAAAGAAAGTATGGAAGCTTTGATTCATCATTTCAAG ATCTACTCTGAAGGATACACCGTACCTCCAGGTGAAACTTACTCAGCAATCGAAGCTCCAAAAGGTGAAATGGGTGTTTACCTCGTGTCGGACGGTACGAACCGACCTTACAAATGCAAGATTCGTGCACCTGGTTTCGCACATTTACAAGGTTCAGATTTCATGATGAGACATCACTTCTTACCTGATGCTGTAGCTATTATAGGTACGATGGATCTGGTGTTTGGTGAAGTTGATCGATAA